In Actinomycetota bacterium, one DNA window encodes the following:
- the hslO gene encoding Hsp33 family molecular chaperone HslO: MRDYLVRAVTPEGLGAVAAITTNLVEEARRKHRTYPTATAALGRTLTAGVLMGSLLQTPQKLTIQILCNGPLEEIVVEADAGGNVRGFVRRPHIHLPIRGGKLDVARAMGKEGVLCVVKDLGLKEPYTGCVPLVSGEIARDITHYFAVSEQQPSATALGVMVNEDNSVKVAGGFLIQPVAGVSEEVIGEIEENLENLPSCSQLLLEEKTPEGMLQKVLRGFTLNINQIKNIQFKCRCSKERCREALIALGIKEVEDMLFKKREVEMWCNFCNEEYVFSLLELRDILTEVKRRKGPHKIH, from the coding sequence TTGAGGGATTATTTAGTGAGAGCCGTTACCCCTGAAGGTTTGGGAGCGGTAGCCGCCATAACTACAAATTTGGTGGAAGAAGCCCGAAGAAAACATAGGACTTATCCCACGGCAACCGCCGCTTTGGGTCGGACTCTCACCGCTGGAGTATTGATGGGCAGTTTACTGCAGACTCCCCAAAAGCTGACAATCCAGATTTTGTGTAATGGACCTTTGGAGGAAATAGTGGTCGAGGCGGATGCAGGGGGGAATGTCCGCGGCTTTGTAAGAAGACCTCATATTCACCTTCCGATTCGAGGAGGAAAGTTGGATGTGGCCAGGGCTATGGGGAAAGAAGGAGTGCTTTGTGTGGTTAAGGATTTAGGTTTGAAAGAACCCTATACGGGATGTGTGCCCCTGGTTTCGGGAGAAATTGCCAGGGATATCACCCATTATTTCGCCGTTTCGGAACAGCAACCATCGGCGACTGCCTTGGGTGTCATGGTTAATGAGGATAACTCCGTTAAAGTCGCAGGGGGATTTCTCATTCAGCCTGTGGCTGGCGTGAGTGAGGAAGTCATCGGTGAGATCGAGGAAAATTTGGAAAATTTGCCCTCCTGTAGCCAGCTTCTTCTCGAGGAGAAAACACCTGAAGGGATGCTACAGAAAGTGCTGAGGGGTTTTACTTTGAATATCAATCAGATAAAGAACATTCAATTTAAATGTAGGTGCTCAAAGGAGAGGTGCAGAGAGGCTCTAATTGCTTTGGGCATAAAGGAAGTTGAGGATATGTTGTTCAAAAAACGAGAGGTGGAGATGTGGTGCAATTTCTGTAATGAAGAATATGTTTTTAGCCTTTTAGAATTGAGG